In one Pseudomonas sp. SG20056 genomic region, the following are encoded:
- the smc gene encoding chromosome segregation protein SMC: MRLKCIKLAGFKSFVDPTTVTFPSNMAAVVGPNGCGKSNIIDAVRWVMGESSAKNLRGESMTDVIFNGSNTRKPVTQASIELIFDNSDGTLTGEYAGYNEISIRRRVTRDSQNTYFLNGTKCRRRDITDIFLGTGLGPRSYSIIEQGMISKLIEAKPEDLRNFIEEAAGISKYKERRRETENRIRRTHENLARLTDLREELERQLDRLHRQAQSAEKYQEYKAEERQLKAQLTALRWQALNEQVGSREAVISNQEISFEALVAEQRNADASIERLRDGHHELSERFNLVQGRFYSVGGDIARIEQSIQHGHQRLRQLQDDLNEAERARLETESHLGHDRTLLATLGEELAMLEPEQELTAAAAEESAAGLEESETAMHGWQEQWDSFNQRSAEPRRQAEVQQSRIAQLEQSLERLAERQRRLTDELQQLAADPEDAAIIELSEQIAAGEISLEDLQLEEEQQAERLQQLRNDLQHSGQAQQQAQGELQRLNGRLASLEALQQAALDPGKGAGEWLCEQQLSERPRLAEGLRVEAGWELAVETVLGADLQAVLLDDFQGLDFAGLTQGDLRLASPSKNCARVAGSLLDKVEASVDLAPWLGKVKPVQSLDEALAARLNLAEGESLISRDGYWVGRHFLRVSRASEAESGVLARGQEIERLSLERDEREAALAVLDERLAHLRDNQRAQEEQREQQRRLAQDLARRLGELKAQLSAGQAKVEQLILRRSRLDSELLELGEQREIEHEQLGESRLQLQDALDAMATDNEQRESLLARRDSLRERLDRVRQEARQHKDHAHQLAVRLGSLKAQHDSTRQALERLELQAERLHEKREQLNLNLEEGEAPLEELRMKLEEQLDKRMAVEDELKLARLALEDADRELRDAEKRRTQAEQQSQLLRSQLEQQRMDWQSLTVRRKALQDQLLEDNYDLHGVLATLPAEASEKAWEEELERLAARIQRLGPINLAAIDEYQQQSERKRYLDAQNADLVEALDTLENVIRKIDKETRNRFKETFDQINGGLQALFPKVFGGGNAYLELTGEDLLDTGVTIMARPPGKKNSTIHLLSGGEKALTALALVFAIFKLNPAPFCMLDEVDAPLDDANVGRYARLVKEMSETVQFIYITHNKIAMEMADQLMGVTMHEPGCSRLVAVDVEEALALVES, translated from the coding sequence ATGCGGCTCAAGTGCATCAAACTGGCCGGTTTCAAGTCATTCGTTGACCCGACCACGGTGACCTTCCCCAGTAATATGGCGGCGGTGGTCGGACCTAACGGCTGCGGTAAGTCGAACATCATCGACGCCGTGCGCTGGGTGATGGGCGAAAGTTCGGCGAAGAACCTGCGTGGCGAGTCGATGACTGACGTCATCTTCAATGGCTCCAATACCCGCAAACCGGTGACTCAGGCCTCCATCGAGCTGATCTTCGACAACTCCGACGGCACCCTGACGGGCGAATACGCCGGCTACAACGAAATCTCGATCCGCCGCCGGGTTACCCGCGACAGCCAGAACACCTACTTCCTAAACGGCACCAAATGCCGTCGCCGCGACATTACCGACATCTTCCTCGGCACCGGCCTGGGCCCGCGCAGCTACTCGATTATCGAGCAGGGCATGATCAGCAAACTGATCGAAGCCAAGCCGGAAGACCTGCGCAACTTTATCGAAGAAGCAGCCGGCATCTCCAAGTACAAGGAGCGCCGCCGCGAGACCGAGAACCGCATCCGCCGCACCCACGAAAACCTGGCGCGCCTGACTGACCTGCGCGAAGAGCTGGAGCGTCAGCTCGACCGCCTGCACCGTCAGGCCCAGTCGGCGGAGAAGTATCAGGAATATAAGGCCGAGGAGCGTCAGCTCAAGGCCCAGCTCACTGCCCTGCGTTGGCAGGCGCTGAATGAGCAGGTGGGTAGCCGCGAGGCGGTCATCAGCAACCAGGAAATTAGCTTCGAAGCGCTTGTGGCCGAGCAGCGCAACGCCGATGCGAGCATTGAGCGCTTGCGCGATGGCCATCATGAGCTGAGCGAGCGCTTTAACCTGGTGCAGGGCCGTTTCTACTCGGTGGGCGGCGATATCGCGCGTATTGAGCAGAGCATCCAGCACGGCCACCAGCGTTTGCGCCAGTTGCAGGACGACCTCAATGAAGCCGAGCGCGCGCGCCTGGAAACCGAATCGCATCTGGGTCACGACCGCACGCTACTGGCAACTCTGGGCGAAGAGCTGGCCATGCTCGAGCCTGAGCAGGAGCTGACTGCAGCGGCGGCCGAAGAGTCCGCCGCCGGCTTGGAAGAATCCGAAACAGCCATGCATGGCTGGCAGGAACAGTGGGACAGCTTCAACCAGCGCAGCGCCGAACCACGGCGTCAGGCCGAGGTGCAGCAATCCCGAATCGCCCAGCTGGAGCAGAGCCTGGAGCGTTTGGCCGAGCGTCAGCGCCGTCTCACCGATGAGCTGCAGCAACTGGCGGCCGACCCGGAAGATGCCGCGATTATCGAACTGAGCGAGCAGATTGCCGCCGGCGAAATCAGCCTGGAAGACCTGCAGCTTGAAGAAGAGCAGCAGGCCGAGCGTCTGCAGCAGCTGCGTAATGATCTGCAGCACAGCGGGCAAGCCCAGCAGCAGGCACAAGGTGAATTGCAGCGCCTGAATGGCCGCCTAGCTTCGTTGGAAGCGCTGCAGCAAGCGGCGCTGGATCCCGGCAAAGGCGCCGGTGAATGGCTGTGCGAGCAGCAGCTGAGCGAACGCCCGCGTCTGGCCGAGGGCCTGCGGGTTGAGGCCGGCTGGGAACTGGCGGTGGAAACCGTGCTGGGTGCCGATCTGCAGGCCGTGCTGCTGGATGATTTTCAGGGCCTGGATTTTGCCGGCCTGACCCAGGGCGATTTACGCCTGGCTAGCCCGAGTAAGAACTGTGCGCGGGTTGCCGGCAGCCTGCTGGACAAGGTTGAAGCCAGCGTCGATCTGGCACCCTGGCTGGGCAAGGTCAAACCGGTGCAAAGCCTGGATGAAGCGCTGGCCGCGCGCTTGAACTTGGCCGAAGGTGAAAGTCTGATCAGCCGTGATGGCTACTGGGTCGGCCGGCATTTTCTGCGCGTGAGCCGCGCCAGTGAAGCGGAAAGCGGCGTGCTGGCTCGCGGTCAGGAGATCGAACGGTTAAGCCTGGAGCGCGATGAGCGCGAAGCCGCGCTAGCTGTCCTTGATGAGCGTTTGGCACATCTGCGCGACAACCAGCGTGCTCAGGAAGAACAGCGCGAGCAGCAGCGGCGCTTAGCGCAGGACCTGGCCCGTCGTCTCGGTGAATTGAAGGCTCAGCTGTCTGCCGGCCAGGCCAAGGTTGAACAACTGATCCTGCGTCGAAGCCGTCTGGACAGCGAACTGCTGGAGCTGGGCGAGCAGCGCGAAATCGAACACGAGCAACTGGGTGAGTCACGCCTGCAACTGCAAGACGCCCTAGATGCTATGGCGACTGACAACGAACAGCGCGAAAGCCTGTTGGCCCGCCGCGACAGCCTGCGCGAACGGCTTGATCGCGTGCGCCAGGAAGCCCGTCAGCACAAGGATCACGCCCATCAGCTGGCTGTGCGCCTGGGCTCGCTGAAAGCCCAGCATGATTCCACCCGCCAGGCCCTGGAACGCCTGGAGCTGCAGGCCGAGCGTCTGCACGAGAAGCGCGAGCAGCTCAACCTTAATCTGGAGGAGGGCGAAGCGCCGCTGGAAGAGCTGAGGATGAAGCTCGAAGAGCAACTCGATAAACGCATGGCGGTGGAAGACGAACTCAAGCTTGCGCGCCTGGCTCTGGAAGATGCCGACCGTGAACTGCGCGATGCGGAGAAACGCCGCACTCAGGCCGAGCAACAGTCGCAGTTGCTGCGTAGTCAGTTAGAACAGCAGCGCATGGATTGGCAATCACTGACCGTGCGACGTAAGGCCTTGCAGGATCAGTTGCTCGAAGACAACTACGATTTGCACGGCGTCTTGGCGACTTTGCCAGCTGAAGCCAGCGAGAAAGCCTGGGAAGAAGAACTGGAGCGCCTGGCTGCACGTATTCAGCGCCTTGGCCCAATCAACCTGGCGGCCATCGACGAATACCAGCAGCAATCCGAGCGTAAACGTTACCTGGACGCGCAGAACGCCGACCTGGTGGAAGCGCTGGATACTTTGGAAAACGTTATTCGCAAGATCGACAAGGAAACCCGCAATCGCTTTAAGGAAACCTTCGATCAAATCAACGGCGGCTTGCAGGCGCTATTCCCGAAAGTCTTCGGTGGCGGTAACGCCTATCTGGAGTTGACCGGTGAAGATTTGCTGGATACCGGCGTAACCATCATGGCGCGTCCGCCTGGCAAGAAAAACAGCACCATTCATTTGCTCTCTGGTGGGGAAAAGGCGCTGACGGCATTGGCCCTGGTATTTGCCATCTTCAAGCTCAATCCGGCGCCGTTCTGCATGCTCGATGAAGTGGATGCGCCGCTGGATGATGCCAACGTTGGGCGCTATGCACGGCTGGTGAAAGAGATGTCGGAAACGGTGCAATTTATCTATATCACCCACAATAAAATTGCCATGGAAATGGCTGATCAGTTGATGGGCGTAACCATGCACGAGCCCGGTTGTTCGCGTTTGGTAGCCGTGGATGTAGAGGAAGCGCTGGCCTTGGTTGAATCATGA
- a CDS encoding alkane 1-monooxygenase: MFERLPSNWMLVIKSIGYWFWLIPVLGIPLSYYWSLDSQYANAWPWLVIVVVFGIIPLLDFIIGRDPANPDETVQVPQMEQQGYYRLLSLATVPALLGMLGWAGWVFVNHEAWSWVGQLGWVLSVGTVTGAIGITVAHEFIHKDPQLEQNAGGLLLAAVCYGGFKIEHVRGHHVHVSTPEDASSSRYGQSLYAFLPHAYKHNFLNAWKLEAERLKRKNLPALHWRNELIAWYAISALFLLGFSLAFGWLGALFFVAQSVVAFTLLEIVNYVEHYGLHRRKLDSGRYERTNPTHSWNSNFLLTNLFLFHLQRHSDHHAYAKRRYQVLRHFDDSPQLPNGYAGMIVLALFPPLWRAVMDPRVRAYYAGEEHQLTDSQLTHS, from the coding sequence ATGTTCGAACGCCTGCCCTCCAACTGGATGCTTGTGATTAAAAGCATCGGCTACTGGTTCTGGTTGATCCCGGTACTGGGTATCCCATTGAGCTATTACTGGTCATTAGACAGCCAATACGCTAACGCCTGGCCCTGGCTGGTCATCGTGGTGGTCTTTGGGATTATCCCGCTGCTGGACTTCATTATTGGCCGCGACCCGGCTAACCCGGATGAAACCGTGCAGGTGCCGCAGATGGAGCAGCAGGGCTACTACCGCTTATTAAGCCTGGCCACTGTGCCAGCACTGCTAGGCATGCTTGGCTGGGCCGGCTGGGTATTCGTCAACCACGAAGCCTGGAGTTGGGTTGGCCAGCTGGGCTGGGTGCTGTCGGTTGGCACCGTGACTGGGGCGATAGGCATCACCGTGGCTCATGAGTTTATCCATAAGGACCCACAGCTGGAGCAGAACGCCGGCGGTTTGTTGCTGGCGGCCGTGTGCTACGGCGGCTTCAAGATCGAGCATGTGCGCGGTCACCATGTACACGTATCGACCCCGGAAGACGCCAGTTCTTCACGCTACGGCCAGAGCCTGTATGCCTTTCTGCCGCATGCCTACAAGCACAACTTCCTCAATGCCTGGAAACTTGAAGCTGAACGGCTGAAACGCAAGAACCTGCCTGCCCTGCACTGGCGCAATGAGCTGATTGCCTGGTACGCCATCAGTGCACTGTTCCTGCTCGGTTTCAGCCTGGCTTTCGGCTGGCTCGGTGCACTGTTCTTTGTCGCGCAGTCGGTGGTCGCCTTTACCCTGCTGGAAATCGTCAACTACGTCGAACATTACGGCCTGCACCGCCGCAAGCTGGACAGTGGCCGTTATGAGCGCACCAATCCGACGCATTCCTGGAACAGCAATTTCCTGCTGACTAACCTGTTCCTCTTCCACCTGCAGCGCCATTCCGACCACCACGCTTACGCCAAACGCCGCTACCAGGTGCTGCGCCACTTTGATGACAGCCCGCAGCTACCCAATGGCTATGCGGGGATGATTGTCCTGGCGCTGTTCCCGCCGCTGTGGCGCGCGGTGATGGACCCACGAGTACGCGCCTACTACGCCGGTGAAGAACACCAACTGACTGATTCGCAGCTGACCCACTCTTAA
- a CDS encoding GntR family transcriptional regulator, with amino-acid sequence MTFKAPDSLAEQIAHHLAERIIRGELKARERIQEQKVTQALNVSRGSVREALLILERRHLIVIPPRRGAQVAELTPHNVKSLYALVMELYILLGKAVADSWQVEADLGPFLVIQQRLQDSLQREDINAFVESSFDIMRAAFPFSNNPYLQETVENLLPAISRTYHLALERRKGEMGQFLNTFAALLQAIIARDHQAIREVLLGYGEHNCQLVLAALADA; translated from the coding sequence ATGACGTTCAAGGCACCGGATAGCCTCGCTGAGCAGATCGCCCATCACCTTGCCGAACGCATCATTCGTGGTGAGTTGAAGGCGCGTGAGCGGATTCAGGAACAGAAAGTCACCCAGGCGCTGAATGTCAGCCGGGGTTCGGTGCGTGAAGCGCTGCTGATTCTTGAGCGCCGGCACCTGATCGTGATTCCGCCGCGCCGTGGCGCGCAGGTGGCTGAACTGACGCCGCATAACGTCAAGAGCCTCTACGCCCTGGTCATGGAGCTGTACATCCTGCTGGGCAAGGCGGTGGCGGATAGCTGGCAGGTCGAGGCTGATCTCGGCCCGTTCCTGGTGATTCAGCAGCGCCTGCAGGACAGCCTGCAACGCGAAGATATCAACGCTTTTGTCGAAAGCAGCTTCGACATCATGCGTGCCGCCTTCCCGTTCTCCAATAATCCCTACCTGCAGGAAACCGTGGAGAACCTGCTGCCGGCCATTAGCCGTACCTATCATCTGGCGCTGGAGCGGCGCAAAGGTGAAATGGGCCAGTTCCTCAATACCTTTGCCGCCTTGCTGCAGGCGATCATCGCCCGTGATCACCAGGCCATCCGTGAGGTGTTGCTGGGTTACGGTGAGCACAATTGCCAGCTAGTGCTGGCCGCACTGGCCGACGCTTAA
- the zipA gene encoding cell division protein ZipA codes for MEFGLREWLIVIGIIVIAGILFDGWRRMRGGKGKLKFKLDRSFANLPDDDSDPDLLSPPRVIDRSNEPAFDEEDLPSLSARELNRRRSGEPQQGDLNLGLEEPVPTLLNPVDDDVVKPVSHSQGSNKELPPVEEVLVINVIARDEEGFKGPALLQNILESGLRFGEMDIFHRHESMAGNGEVLFSMANALKPGTFDLDDIEGFSTRAVSFFLGLPGPRHPKQAFDVMVAAARKLAHELGGELKDDQRSVMTAQTIEHYRQRIVEYERKQLTNKR; via the coding sequence ATGGAATTCGGTCTGCGCGAGTGGCTGATTGTCATCGGCATTATTGTGATTGCCGGCATCCTGTTTGATGGCTGGCGGCGGATGCGCGGTGGTAAGGGCAAACTCAAGTTCAAACTTGACCGCAGTTTTGCCAACCTGCCGGATGATGACAGCGATCCCGATTTGCTCAGCCCACCGCGGGTTATTGATCGCAGTAATGAGCCCGCTTTTGATGAGGAAGACCTGCCGTCGCTGAGCGCGCGTGAATTGAATCGTCGCCGCAGCGGTGAGCCGCAACAAGGCGACCTTAATCTGGGCCTGGAAGAACCCGTGCCAACGCTGCTTAATCCGGTTGATGACGATGTGGTCAAACCCGTCAGTCATAGCCAGGGCAGCAATAAGGAATTGCCACCGGTTGAAGAAGTATTGGTGATCAACGTGATTGCCCGCGATGAAGAAGGCTTCAAAGGCCCGGCGCTGTTGCAGAATATTCTGGAAAGTGGCCTGCGTTTCGGCGAGATGGACATCTTCCATCGTCACGAAAGCATGGCGGGTAATGGTGAAGTGCTGTTCTCCATGGCCAATGCGTTGAAGCCTGGCACTTTTGATCTCGACGATATTGAAGGCTTCAGCACCCGCGCCGTGAGTTTCTTCCTCGGTCTGCCGGGCCCGCGTCATCCCAAACAGGCGTTTGATGTGATGGTGGCGGCGGCGCGTAAACTGGCCCATGAGCTGGGTGGTGAGTTGAAGGATGACCAGCGCAGCGTGATGACCGCGCAAACAATCGAACACTATCGTCAGCGCATCGTTGAATATGAACGCAAGCAACTGACCAATAAGCGCTGA